Genomic DNA from Hyperolius riggenbachi isolate aHypRig1 chromosome 10, aHypRig1.pri, whole genome shotgun sequence:
CGGCTTTGATCTACATGTACACGCCGGACgccttaaagcactttattcaacAAATTTACaaatgtaatgtgatttttgccctttagaAATTATAACATGTCTCTgcgtaaaataaatatttttctgtgcaaattttgccgtgtatccccctctggcatgccactgtCCTGGTcttaaaacaacttttacattaatttggtggccagaaatagtccctataAAGTGTTAGAATTcacttgcccattgaagtctacagcAGTGCGCCATGTCCACCGGTTCGAAACGGTCATGGAATTGTTAATCCATCACTATTGCGCACATAGCACAACTTGAGTCATGTACACAACACATGCACTAGTCATATAACATGCATCGCACAAATAGCATAATGCACAGTATACAATCAATGTGAGTTCCGCTATGCATGCAACATGTTACATTGATGGGGCAAATACCACTAATGTTCTTTAATATCTTTGTTCCAGGATGGTTAAAGATTACTCAGTTATAAGTtatgaaaaaaaacagtactgtcgCGGGGGATGCTAATCCCACCTTCACTCATTTCTTTGGGTTTGAAAAACTTCATACATGTTAGTATGTTCCACAGACACCCCAATGACCTaactgaaagcaaaaaaataagaaTACAATTTGAATACTAATCACTTACTGCGCGAAATGGCAATGGTAACTTTCTCATGCACCAACATGTGTTTTGTGACCCGAGAGCTGCAGGATTTTGAGCACTGGCAACCAATAGGTGACTTGTTGTTGGGGCGCTGTAAGGGATATTGTTGAAGGTGGTTGTTGGTTGTACATTCCTCTGTGGAGCATTAGCTGGAACATGCACCTGGGCTCCATTGTGAGAAGTAGGCCATACTGGTGCATAGGAGACATCGTTCTCTGCAACTGGAGCACTAGGAGTGACATTCAGCTGGAAACCCACAGGATTGGCACACAATgatggaaaattaccgatagtttCATAAGCTGGAGGAGGTTCATGATATTGTTGGTTAGGATATGGAACTAACACAGGTTGTTGAGGATATGCCGCGATTCCAGTGTTGTAGTGAGGAGATCCATAGCACTCACCATCTACGCCATTACCGGGAGTGGGCATCACCAATGTAAACTGTGGGGGGAAAAATAGTTTATTCTGTAACTTAAGTAAAAATAGTCTTAAAATTAACATTCAATAAGGTAAACAAGAAAGGAATATGACAGAACTGTATTGGAACTATGGCAcaatgcattgtttacaaggaaatattgGTAACTAAATCCTTCacgtccctctcagttcaggtgttctttaaaggacacctgaggtgaaaataaactaatgaaataaaaaattgtatctatcttccttctcctaaaaatgactttttaagatattccatagttttattttatatttaaatctactttttaagtttctactcttttttattgtttttgctcaatgacacattcattgaagtatgccagagctaaaatctataaaccattggtcctttttatctctttcctgctctcaaaagccattttctgctaggaaagtgttttatagttagaatttcttatcagtgaggatcacactatagtctgactcaggtctgactcagacaggaactgccacttacatacctgatgtttaactctttcaggcagagaatgaaaaaaaaaggagcacagcatagttatttgtttgcaagacactgtacatacacatatctggcactagtaaaaaaagggcgcacagggatagtggacaaaaagggcgccgccatagactgcaatgcaaaatatcggctattcggcgcccgacaggaaaaaagggcgcacgagaaatagcggttacagggatcgtgttaacaaaggtttccgtttacaggataaagtttataacaaatatcgtttacaagttcgtttagactttgtattatacttattttttcgcttgtaaatttcgcttatatgggttttaactagtttttttcgttttaaaaatgcgcttataaaactataacaactaaaatttcgtttacacttcttttatcatttaaaattcgttttcatatgtataatgcttaaataacgtttctaaagctgatcgtattagaaatacatcgcttatggtattaactttgtttttacacttctaatgcgttgattatagttactaaaatatcgctttaaatattactgttattttaagatttctacgtgattttaaggctagttattccattacaaattactgttattttaagatttctacgtgattttaaggctagttattctattacaaatatataaattattttattcatgttatttggagtgaagtattttaaggattaaatatattattgtttatatgtgtttagcgtgttttgtgcagtggggatggttaggtttaggcattactagggggtttaggggttagggataggtacagggagggttaggaccagggtggtggttagttttaggtttaggcaccaacaggggggtcttaggtttaggcaccaccaggggagtcttaggtttaggcaccaac
This window encodes:
- the LOC137536213 gene encoding uncharacterized protein — its product is MPTPGNGVDGECYGSPHYNTGIAAYPQQPVLVPYPNQQYHEPPPAYETIGNFPSLCANPVGFQLNVTPSAPVAENDVSYAPVWPTSHNGAQVHVPANAPQRNVQPTTTFNNIPYSAPTTSHLLVASAQNPAALGSQNTCWCMRKLPLPFRAIFFYMMVSAMVHIGLGIGIALASNQHARRSRTISCGIPFWGAILHIITGIINAAAHVSPPRCKISTAIILTIGTMIVGVIDLALNIKDFNDAVDCFVEITNFGGSTHVCFHSSPFYWGLIATNGFILFFSLILIFLGCILSNEQ